The following are encoded in a window of Methanococcus voltae genomic DNA:
- the hypE gene encoding hydrogenase expression/formation protein HypE: MKITRMHGAGGKVMQNLIGDVILGSLTNTQVNGGIGLQDLDDGSTIPIGDNEIVFTVDGHTVDPIFFKGGDIGRISVCGTVNDLSVMGAKPLALSMSFVLPEGFDIDKLKEIMDSINKACEEAGVAVITGDTKVSNVSDIIISSAGIGIVEKGKAVRDKGMKEGDSIIVTGNLAEHGLTILLSREGFDLESNLKSDVAPVNGLIQSVLNEGITINAMKDPTRGGLADSLNEMAEKSGLGITLQEDQIPLSEEVNFISEALGIDPLTVANEGKVVMAIPKKDAEKALEIIKNHPLGKNAKIVGEVTSEHKGVIMETLVGRRVVDTPIGDPIPRVC, from the coding sequence GTGAAAATTACACGAATGCACGGTGCTGGCGGTAAAGTAATGCAAAATTTAATAGGGGATGTAATATTAGGTAGTTTAACAAATACTCAAGTCAATGGAGGCATTGGTCTTCAAGATTTAGATGATGGTTCTACAATACCTATTGGAGACAATGAAATTGTTTTTACAGTTGATGGGCATACAGTAGACCCCATATTTTTTAAAGGCGGGGATATTGGTAGAATTTCAGTATGTGGTACGGTTAACGACCTATCCGTTATGGGTGCAAAACCTTTAGCTCTTTCAATGTCCTTTGTATTACCAGAAGGCTTTGATATAGATAAATTAAAGGAAATTATGGATTCAATAAATAAAGCTTGTGAAGAAGCAGGTGTTGCAGTCATTACTGGAGATACTAAAGTTTCTAATGTTTCGGATATTATTATATCATCTGCAGGTATTGGAATTGTTGAAAAAGGAAAAGCAGTTCGAGATAAAGGAATGAAAGAAGGCGATTCAATTATCGTAACTGGAAACCTTGCAGAACACGGTTTAACAATACTTTTAAGTAGAGAAGGGTTTGATTTAGAATCTAACTTAAAATCAGACGTTGCACCAGTTAATGGATTAATTCAGTCCGTATTAAATGAAGGAATTACAATTAATGCAATGAAAGACCCTACAAGAGGGGGTCTTGCAGATTCATTGAATGAAATGGCTGAAAAAAGCGGTTTAGGAATTACTTTGCAAGAGGACCAAATTCCATTGAGTGAGGAAGTTAACTTCATATCTGAAGCTTTGGGTATCGACCCCCTTACTGTTGCGAATGAGGGAAAAGTTGTTATGGCAATACCTAAAAAAGATGCCGAAAAAGCTCTTGAAATCATAAAAAATCATCCGTTAGGTAAAAATGCCAAAATAGTTGGGGAAGTAACATCCGAACATAAAGGTGTTATTATGGAAACTTTAGTGGGCAGAAGAGTTGTTGATACCCCTATTGGGGACCCAATCCCGAGAGTTTGCTAA
- the mfnA gene encoding tyrosine decarboxylase MfnA — protein sequence MDKSKEILSKLKEYRDLDLKYEKGNIFGSMCTKPHPITLEIIKMFYETNLGDPGLFIGTKKLEEESIQMIGKLLHNPNAFGYIISGGTEANITAMRLFNNISKANFKNKKYGNKKNREDSSKIIIPETAHFSFDKSKDMMNLDLIRPPLTEYYTSNVKWVKDYVEDTISKNGENSISGIVGIAGCTELGTIDNIKELSKIAYTNDIPLHVDAAFGGFVIPFLEEKYKLKNYNYEFDFSLDGVKTITIDPHKMGLSPISAGGIIFRNREYKKYLDIEAPYLTETLQATILGTRTGVGAATTWGLLKLLCKDGYAKITHECMEKTTYLTNKLRENGFETVIEPVLNIIAIKDDNAKETCKKLKEKGLYVSVCRCTNALRIVIMPHLEFEHLDNLVNTLCKINKK from the coding sequence ATGGATAAAAGTAAAGAAATATTATCAAAATTAAAAGAATACAGAGATTTAGACTTAAAATATGAAAAAGGAAATATATTTGGGTCCATGTGTACAAAACCACATCCAATAACGCTTGAAATCATAAAAATGTTCTATGAAACTAATTTGGGAGACCCTGGATTATTTATAGGTACCAAAAAATTAGAAGAAGAATCCATACAAATGATTGGCAAATTATTACATAATCCTAATGCCTTTGGATATATTATATCGGGAGGTACAGAAGCCAATATAACCGCTATGAGATTATTTAATAATATTTCGAAGGCAAATTTTAAAAATAAAAAATATGGAAATAAAAAAAATAGAGAAGATTCTTCAAAAATTATAATACCTGAAACTGCCCACTTTTCGTTTGATAAATCAAAAGATATGATGAATTTAGACTTAATACGACCTCCATTAACCGAATACTATACGTCAAATGTAAAATGGGTAAAGGATTATGTAGAAGATACGATATCTAAAAATGGTGAAAATTCTATTTCAGGTATTGTAGGAATTGCAGGATGTACTGAATTGGGAACTATCGATAATATAAAGGAATTATCCAAAATAGCTTATACTAATGACATTCCCCTTCACGTAGATGCTGCATTTGGTGGTTTTGTAATTCCATTCTTAGAAGAAAAATATAAACTTAAAAATTATAACTACGAGTTTGATTTTAGTCTCGATGGCGTAAAAACCATTACAATAGACCCCCACAAAATGGGATTATCACCAATTTCTGCAGGCGGTATAATCTTCAGAAACAGAGAATATAAAAAATATTTGGATATAGAGGCCCCTTATTTAACTGAAACTTTGCAAGCAACTATATTAGGTACTCGTACCGGAGTAGGGGCCGCTACAACATGGGGACTCTTAAAATTACTATGTAAAGATGGGTACGCTAAAATAACACACGAATGTATGGAAAAAACTACCTATTTAACGAATAAATTAAGAGAAAACGGTTTCGAAACAGTTATTGAACCAGTATTAAACATTATTGCGATTAAAGATGATAATGCAAAAGAAACCTGTAAAAAACTAAAGGAAAAAGGATTATATGTTTCAGTCTGTAGATGCACCAATGCACTTAGAATTGTGATTATGCCACACCTTGAATTTGAACATCTTGATAATTTAGTAAATACCCTTTGTAAAATAAATAAAAAATAA
- the ilvE gene encoding branched-chain-amino-acid transaminase, with translation MKIYVNGEFVNKEDAKVSVYDHGLLYGDGVFEGIRAYEGVIFKLKEHIDRLYESAISLDIKIDISREEMSKVVIDTVKINELNDAYIRLVVTRGVGDLGLDPRKCLKPTIFCIAEPMNPLLGDQGIKTIVSGIRRLPVDVLNPAVKSLNYLNSILAKIQANAAGVNEAFLLDRNGYVAEGTGDNVFVVKNGIIRTPPVSTSVLRGITRDTAIELAIEAGYTVLEENLTLHDLYTADELFITGTAAELIHVIEIDGRIINNGEAGEITKDLLSRFIEIRGKIGAKIE, from the coding sequence ATGAAAATTTACGTGAATGGAGAATTCGTTAATAAAGAAGATGCGAAAGTTTCAGTATATGACCATGGTTTATTATATGGTGATGGAGTATTTGAAGGAATACGAGCTTATGAAGGAGTTATATTTAAATTAAAAGAGCACATTGATAGATTATATGAATCAGCTATCTCATTAGATATAAAAATTGATATTAGTAGAGAAGAAATGTCTAAAGTAGTAATAGACACTGTAAAAATAAACGAACTAAATGATGCATATATAAGACTCGTAGTTACGAGAGGCGTAGGGGATTTAGGATTAGACCCAAGAAAATGTCTAAAACCTACCATATTCTGTATTGCCGAACCTATGAATCCACTATTAGGCGACCAAGGTATAAAAACTATTGTTTCAGGAATAAGAAGATTACCTGTAGATGTATTAAACCCTGCTGTTAAATCTTTGAATTATTTAAACAGTATTCTTGCAAAAATACAAGCAAATGCTGCAGGAGTTAATGAAGCCTTCTTATTAGATAGAAATGGATATGTTGCAGAAGGAACCGGAGATAATGTATTTGTTGTTAAAAATGGAATTATAAGAACCCCTCCTGTATCCACAAGTGTTTTAAGAGGAATTACGAGAGATACTGCAATAGAATTAGCAATAGAAGCAGGATATACCGTATTAGAAGAAAATTTAACGCTTCACGATTTATATACTGCTGATGAGTTATTTATTACAGGTACTGCGGCTGAATTAATCCACGTTATTGAAATCGACGGTAGAATCATAAATAATGGCGAAGCTGGAGAAATTACAAAAGATTTACTAAGCAGATTCATCGAAATTAGAGGAAAAATCGGAGCTAAAATCGAATAA
- the guaB gene encoding IMP dehydrogenase, which produces MFSDKIYNAKKAYTFDDVLLIPNKSYVEPKNTSLSTNLSGVELNVPVISAAMDTVSEKEMAITLARRGGMAVIHRNMTIEEQVKQVSAVKRAENLVVRDVVTVSPELTVSEVEMIMYENEISGLPVVDKNKTLLGIITTRDLKFVPDMNLKVKDVMTKDVLHAHEDTPYEDILNRLYENKIERMPILERETRVLMGMVTLRDILKRRKYPEAVRDEEGNLLVAAACGPNDFERAKALIEAKVDVIAIDCAHAHNMNVVENVRKFKELLTGTKVKLFVGNVATKEAAEDLIKAGADAIKVGIGPGSICTTRVVAGVGVPQLTAVAEVADVAKKYGIPVIADGGIKYSGDVAKAIAAGASAVMLGSLLAGTDEAPGQLITINGRKYKQYRGMGSLGAMCGSSGNVADRYFQKSDGAHMKHTKLVPEGIEGAVPYKGSVSDIIFQIAGGLRSSMGYCGSENIEEMHEKARFVIITQSGQKESHPHDVLITNEAPNYPLNSK; this is translated from the coding sequence TTGTTTTCAGACAAAATTTACAATGCTAAAAAAGCATATACATTCGACGATGTTTTATTAATACCTAATAAATCATATGTGGAGCCAAAGAATACAAGTTTAAGTACTAACTTATCAGGTGTTGAATTAAATGTGCCTGTAATCTCTGCAGCAATGGATACGGTTTCAGAAAAAGAAATGGCCATTACATTAGCAAGAAGGGGAGGAATGGCAGTAATTCATAGAAATATGACTATCGAAGAACAAGTAAAACAAGTTAGTGCCGTTAAAAGAGCTGAAAATTTGGTTGTTAGAGACGTAGTTACAGTATCGCCTGAATTAACGGTTTCTGAAGTTGAAATGATAATGTATGAAAATGAAATTAGTGGACTCCCAGTAGTGGATAAAAATAAGACTCTTTTGGGCATCATTACAACAAGAGATTTAAAATTCGTACCAGATATGAATTTAAAAGTTAAAGATGTCATGACTAAGGACGTATTGCACGCACATGAAGATACACCTTATGAAGATATATTAAACAGATTATATGAGAATAAAATCGAAAGAATGCCTATTTTGGAAAGAGAAACACGTGTATTAATGGGTATGGTTACTTTACGAGATATTTTAAAAAGAAGAAAATATCCTGAAGCAGTTAGGGACGAGGAAGGAAATTTATTAGTTGCTGCAGCATGTGGTCCAAACGATTTTGAAAGAGCAAAAGCGTTAATTGAGGCTAAAGTTGATGTAATTGCTATTGATTGTGCACACGCTCATAATATGAACGTAGTTGAAAACGTTAGGAAATTTAAAGAATTATTGACTGGAACAAAAGTTAAATTATTTGTTGGTAATGTTGCTACAAAGGAAGCAGCAGAAGATTTAATTAAAGCAGGTGCAGATGCTATCAAAGTAGGTATTGGTCCAGGTTCAATATGTACAACAAGAGTTGTTGCAGGAGTTGGGGTACCGCAATTAACTGCAGTAGCTGAAGTTGCAGACGTTGCTAAAAAATATGGAATACCGGTAATTGCAGACGGCGGTATAAAATACAGTGGAGACGTTGCAAAAGCAATTGCAGCAGGAGCTTCCGCTGTAATGTTGGGTAGTCTTTTAGCAGGTACTGACGAAGCACCGGGGCAGTTAATAACCATCAACGGCAGAAAATACAAGCAATATAGAGGAATGGGTTCATTAGGGGCTATGTGCGGTAGTTCAGGAAATGTTGCAGATAGATACTTCCAAAAAAGTGATGGAGCACATATGAAACACACTAAATTAGTTCCTGAGGGGATTGAAGGTGCAGTACCTTATAAAGGTTCAGTAAGTGATATTATATTCCAAATTGCAGGTGGTTTAAGGTCATCAATGGGATACTGCGGTTCTGAAAACATCGAGGAAATGCACGAAAAAGCAAGATTTGTTATTATCACCCAAAGCGGACAAAAAGAAAGCCACCCTCATGATGTATTAATTACAAATGAAGCACCAAATTACCCATTAAATTCAAAATAA
- a CDS encoding Sjogren's syndrome/scleroderma autoantigen 1 family protein: MLSKHCKICNFPLFEKNGVEYCPNCKNNEENNIKTTNKNNIKSINDDNKYLKDIKYSAILNNKIDFLCNLLEKETDLDKIHKISQLILNLLELSEKLSIFEKK, from the coding sequence ATGTTAAGTAAACATTGTAAAATATGTAATTTCCCATTATTTGAAAAAAATGGGGTAGAATATTGCCCAAATTGTAAAAATAATGAGGAAAATAATATTAAAACTACAAATAAAAATAATATAAAGAGCATAAATGATGATAATAAATATCTAAAAGATATTAAATATAGTGCAATATTAAATAATAAAATAGATTTTTTATGTAATTTACTCGAAAAAGAGACAGATTTAGATAAAATACATAAAATTAGCCAATTGATATTAAATTTATTAGAACTTTCTGAAAAATTAAGCATTTTTGAAAAAAAATAA